CGCTGTCGCCGCTGCGGCCGAAGGTGACCGGTTTGTTGCCGATCGGGAACCGCCGTCCGGCCAGGGGCCCCTCACGCCCGATGATCGCAGCTGGCATCGTCACTCCGCTCCTTGAGTCTCTGGGTGCTCGGCCGTGTCCGGGCCTGGACCGGCGGCCCGCGCGGGCCGCCGAACGCATCTCGCCAACATCGTTGTGGTGGACGGTCTTCGGTAGGCTCGCGCGGCCGGCCGACCGGCCGTCGGGACGCGAGACTGCTGGTGAATGCGCTTGCGGGGGAAGCGGTTCGGCGTGAGGAACGCCGGGCGCCGATTCGGCGTCCGGTCCAAGAGTTGTGGCAATGGGCAGCCGCGCGCAAGGTCATGACGCCGGAAGTTGCAGACCAGTTGCACGATGGTTGCAAGCCGGCGTCGATCACTGCTTCGGATGGGACGCCAGAGCAGCGGGGTGCAGCGGGGACGTCCGAGCGGACTGTCACCGGCCACGCCGGTTCGCGTACAGTCCGTGCTGTCGACGCTCCGTCAGGGACGATCCCTCCGCGGCCGAACAGGAGAAGACCGGTGGCCACCCAAGCCAGTCCCGTACCCGTCCCCCCGAACGCCTCCGGAGCGCCGCCCGTCCCCGAGGTGGAGCCCGCCCTGGTGGAGCGGTGGCGCTCCTCGGGCGCCGACCTGGTCGACCTGCTGGCCCAGGCGCGCGAGCTGCTCGGCGGTGTCGCCGCAGTCCGGCTGGGGCCGGACCCGACCGTCCTGGTCACCGACCCCTCGGCGGTCCTCCGGGTGCTGGCGCAGCGGCCGGACCAGTACGTCAAGCGCTCCCACCGCGCCCGGCTGCTGATCGGTGACGGCGTGCTGGCCGCAACCGGCGAGGCCTGGAAGCAGCAACGACGGGTGCTGCAGGCCCAGTTCACCGGAACCGGGATGCGCCGCTACGAGCAGCGGATCACCGCGGCCGCCCGGCGGACCGCCGAACGCTGGGCCGGCCACGCCCGCTCCGGGCAGGCTGTCGACGTCGGCCTGGAGATGCGGACCTTCGCCCTCGACACCATCTGGCGCTCCCTCACCGGGCATCCGCTCGACGCCGGCACCGAGGACGAACTGGACGCCGTCGGCTCGGTGGTGGCGGCCCTGCCGACGCTGACCGACGGCCCGCCCGGTGCCCAGCAGGCCGTCGCCGCCGACCTGGCCAGGATCGACGCCGTCGCCGCCCGGGCGATCGAGGCGGCCCGCGACGGCTCGGCCGGCCCCGACGGCCCGGGCCTGCTGCACGTCCTGCTGGACGCGGCCGTCGAGCGCCCCGAGTACACCGACCGGCTGATCCGCGACGAACTGGTCACCCTGCTGGTGGCCGGCCACGAGACCACCGCCACCACCCTGACCTGGCTGTACCTGCTCCTGGACCGCCACCCGGAGGCGCGCGAGCGGGCACTCGCCGCCGGCGGCGAAGGCTCGCCGGAGCGCCGCGAAGCCGTCCAGGCCCTGGTCAGCGAGACCCTGCGGCTCTACCCGTCGGCCTGGGTCCTGCCCCGGTACGCCACCGCGGACGACGTGCTGGCCGGCCACCGCGTCGAGGCGGGCACCGATCTGCTGGTCTGCCCGTACCTCACGCACCGGGACCCGGCCCTGTGGCCGGAGCCGGAGCGGTTCGACCCCCGCCGGTTCACCGTCCCGGGGCTCCGGCCGGCCGTGCCGGGCAGCTATCTGCCGTTCGGCCTGGGGCCTCGGGCCTGTCTGGGGCTGCAGTTCGCGCTGCGCGAGTCGACCGTGCTGCTCGAACACCTGCTGCCCGCCTACACCCTGGCCTTCCACTCCGTGCCCGCAGGGGCCGCGTACAGCATCACCGTCCGCCCGGACGGCCCGACGCCGGCGACCCTCACGGCGGTCCCCGTCCGGGGCTGACGCCCGGGGCCGGGCCCTGCGGCACGGGGCGCCGCGGGGGGGTCGTCGGGCGCGGACCTGGCGGCCCGGGGCGGGGCCCTGGCCGGCGTCTCAGCCGGCGGCCAGGGTGTCCGGGTCCTGGACGACGGTGTTCTGGGCGGCGGCGATGCGCCAGACGCCGTCGTCCTTGGCCAGGAACCAGGTCGGGGTACCGGGGAGAGCACCCGGGTGGTCGACGGCGAGGGCGGCCGGGTCGGGGTGGCCGCGGAAGATCTCGTCGAGGTGCACCCCGTCGCGGGTGACGGGGCGCTGGCGGACCTTGACGGCGGCGATGTCCGGACGGATGAAGAGGATGTGGACGGGCCGGTAGCCGGCTGTGGTGGGCGAGTCCGCGGTGGGCGGCAGCACCTTGCGGGTGAAGGCGGCGATCTCGTCCAGGCCGGTGAGCAGCCTGCCGTGCCCGGTGGTCCAGATCGCGTCCTCCCGGAAGTGCCGCAGGAAGTTCTCCGGCGACGCGTTCTGCTGGGCCCGTTCGACGTCGGCGACCAGCGCCACCACGGCGTCCACGTCCTCCCGTGGAACGGCGACTCCTGCGAGCTGCGGACTCATGGCGGATCCCCTCCAGGCTGTCGGGCGGCTCCCTCCCGATCGGGGGAGCTACCTACCCAGCCTCCAAGGTGAAGCGCACTTCAAGTCAAGGGATCCGCGGCGTCCGCGAAGCCCCGCCTCCGTGATCCGCCACGGGGCTCCCGACCGCCGGTCCGGGGCCTGACCGTTCCGCCGGGTTCGGACGGGCGCCCCGCCTTCACTGCCCCGCCGCCTCCCGGGTGATCCGGTCGAACTGCGCGCCCATCGCCTCGGCCAGGGCCTGGGCGGCCGAGAGCGGCCGGACCATGACCATGAACTCGTCGATCTTCCCGGCCTCGTCGAAGTGCAGGAAGTCGCAGCCCTGGATCTGCTTCCCGCCCACGGTCGCGGTGAAGACCAGGGCGTGGTCGCGGCCGTCCGGGTCAGCGATCTCACGGACGTAGGTGAAGTCCTCGAAGACCCGCATCGCGCCCCGGAGGATCGCCGCGGTGATCGCCTTGCCCGGGTAGGGCTTGAAGACGACCGGGCTGGTGAAGACGACGTTCTCGGCCAGGAGGGCCGCGACGGCCTCCTCGTCGCGGGTCTCGACGGCCTTGCGGAAGGGGTGCACGGGCCAACCTCTCGATAGTCAACAAATTGAGTAGGTGCTTCAGTGAGTATCCGCGCGGGCCCGCCCGGTGTCCAGAGCCCGCGCGAAGGCCGCTCGCGCCACCTGGCCGACCGCCGGAACGAGCACCGGTCCGAGCACCGGAGCAGCCGCCCGACCGGCCGCCGCGCACCCCGTCACGGGCCCCGGGCGGCCCGTCCACCTGGTGCTAGGTTGACGGGATGGCATTGCGCAACGCGGTGATGGCCGCCCTGCTGGACGGTGAGGCGTCCGGGTACGACCTCGCCAAGGCCTTCGACGCCTCGGTCGCCAACTTCTGGATGGCCACACCGCAGCAGCTCTACCGGGAGCTGGAGCGGATGGAGGGCGACGGGCTGATCACCGCGCGCGTGGTGGAGCAGGAACGGCGTCCCACCAAGCGGCTCTTCTCACTCACCGAGGCCGGGCTGGCGGCCGTACACGCCTACACCGCCGAGCCGGCGGCCAGGCCCACCGCCGTCCGCGACGAACTGATGGTCAAGGTCCGGTGCGCTGACGTCGGCGACCTCGGGGCGGTCCGGATCGCCGTGGCGCAGCGGATCGAGTGGGCGACGGCCAAACTGGCCCGCTACGAACGCCTCCAGGTCCGGTTGCTGAACGGCCGGAGCGAGGAGCAGTACTTCGCCGGGGCCGAGCGCGTCGGCCCCTATCTGACCCTGCTGCGCGGGATGGCCTTCGAGCAGGAGAACATCCGCTGGGGCGAGCTGGCGCTACGGGTGCTCGAACAACGGGCCGCCGTCCGCGGCTGAACCCGCCCGTGATGGGACCGGCCCGTGATGGGACCGGCCCGAGGCTGAGTCGGTCCGAGGCTGAGTCGGTCCGCCACCGGCGCGGCGGCCCCCCGACCACGGGCGGGGCGCAGGGCCCGACGGCGAGGACGCGGCGGGCCGCCACGGCGCCCGTGGGCCGGGCGCCGTGGCGGTCGGCGGGACGACCCGTACCGGGAGGCTAGGCCAGCAGGGACCTGACCGCGCGGCAGGTCACCGCCGACGGCCGGTGGATGCCGATCCGGCTCGCGACGGAGCGGATACGACGGTTGGTGGCCTGTTGCGGGAGGTAGTTGCCGGAGTCGAGCAGGACGATGGCCAGGCGCATCGCCTTGAGGCGGCGGTTGTGGTCCTCGTACCAGGCCCGGGGCAGCCCGGGCGGCAGGGGCTGCGGGGCGGGCGGTCCGAGACGGCGACGTGGGCGGGCGGGTGCTGCCGCCTTGCGCTTGGGCATGGAACGGCTGACGGTGGCAGCGGACATCGGCGACCTCCTGGTGCGGCGGTGGGGTGCTCACTGACAACACCTATGATATGAGGCGGGTCTGACAATCGACCCGGTCCGGCGTAGGCCGACCGCCCCTGATCCGGCGCGCGGGCCGGAGCGGACTCAGCGGGCCCGGCGGCCGGTGACGGTGACCCAGCCGGCCGGTGTGCGGGTCCCGCCGAGGGTGAGCCCGCCTCCGCCGACGCGGTCGACCGCGACGGCCCGCCCCGGGCAGTGCGCGAGCAGCCAGCCGGCCAGTTCGGCGGCGGCCAGCGGGGCGGCGAGCCCGTCCACCGTCCAGGCCGCCGGCCCGCCGAGGACCGCCCGGCCGACCCGCTCCAGCCAGGCCGTGAGCCGGCGCGGGGAGCCGGCCGGGGCCTCCTCGTGGACGGCCGGCTCCAGCAGTGGGAGGGCCCAGCGGGAGACCTCGGACGCGGGCCCCCGGGCCCACAGTTCGGGACGCCCGTGCCGTCGGAACATCAGCTCGGCCTCGCCGTCCTCGATCCTCCGCACGCTCGCACGGGTGGCACGCGGCAGCGGCGCGGCGCCCGCCAGCAGGCCCGGCCGCGGCACCGGCCCGCTCCCCCACCCGGCCGCCAGTTCGCCGAGCCATCGCGCGAGATCGCGCACGGTGGACGGCGCCCGCTCCTCCAGCACGGCGGGCGAGCCCAGCAACCCGGCGTGCCCCGCCAGGGCGTCGGCGCGGGAGCCGAGGATCAGCCGGAAGGCAGCGTCCGTCCCGCTGCGCTCGGCGGCCGCCAGCGGTTGCAGCGACAGCAGGACGGTGTCCCGGCGGCGCAGCAGGGTCACGCCGAGCGGCTCGGCGAGGGCCGTGCCAGGCCACTCGAACCCGGGCATCCCGCCCGGCAGCAGTGGCGACAACCGGCCCAGCCAGCCGGCCAGTTCGGCGGGCGCCTTGATCCGGCCGACCAGGGGCACGGTGCCGGCCGGCACCCCGGCCGGCGTGACGTGGAGGATCCGCACGCCGGGGCCGTCAGGGCCGAGGTCGGGTTCGGTCGTGGGTGCGATCTCCAGGTGCGGCTCGGCGAACCGCCGGCCGCCGGAGGTGCGGACGTACAGGCCGTCCACGCCCTCCGCGGTGAGCAGTTCGGCCACCGCGGCCGGCGCCAGACCGCCGGCGAGCACCACGCCGTAGGGCTGGTCGGGCCATCGGACGTCGCCCCGGACGACGTACCCGTCCGGTTGCGGGCCGGCCAGCCGCTCCCCGACCAGCTCCAGCCAGGCGGCCAACGGCCCGTCCCCGGCCCGCCACTCCAACGGATCGCGCACGCTTCCTCCTCGTCGCCGGGCCGTCGGCCCGGTCCTTCGGCTCACGCCGCCGGCGGCCCGGTCGGGCTGCCGGCCACCCCGCCCGACCCGCTGGCGACCTCGCTTCCACCACCGGCCGCGGCTCCGTCCCCGGCCTCGACTCCGTTCCCGCCCCCGCCCCCGGCCCCGGTTCCGGTTCCGGCTCCGGCTCCGGCCAGGACGCAGAGGCGGACCAGCTCGTCGAGGCGGTACCCGGGGCCGGGCCGGTCCGAGGGCTCCAACAGCCCTTCCGTGAGCAGCCGTTCCATTATCCCGGACCGCTCCGGCGGCGTCCCGGGAGCAGCCGGTCCGGCAGCCGACGGTCCGGCAGCCGACGGTCCGAGGGCGGGCACGGCGTCCCCGGCGGGCCGGGCGGCCCCCGCCGCCGGCGCGGCCCGGGCGAGGTCGCCGAGGGCGGCCGCCAGCTCGGCCGGCAGGCGGTGGTGCGCCCGCCGGAAGTCCGCCTCGACGCACAGCTCGCCGACCCGCAGCTCGGCCAGGCGGCGGCCCTCGTCCCGCAGTCGGGCCGCGAAGGCGGCGAGGCTCCAACCGGGCCGCGCCGAGATCCTGGTGGCGGCGATCCGCAGCGCCAGCGGCAGGTGCCCGCAGGCGGCCGCGACCGCCTCGGCGGCCGCCGGTTCGGCGGCGATCCGGGCCGTCCCGGCGACGGCGGCGAGCAGGCCGGCCGACTCCTGCGGGGTGAGCCTGCCGAGCCGCAGGCCGGCCGAGAGGGTGAGGCCCGGCAGCGGCCCGCGCGCGGTGACCAGCACGGCGCAGCGGGGGCCGGCGGGCAGCAGCGGGCGGACGTGTGCCTCGTCCGCGGCCTCGTCCAGGACGACCAGGAGCCGGCGGTCCGCCGTCACCGCGCGGTAGAGCGCGGCCCGCGCGGCGGTGCCGGCCGGGATCTCCGCCGCCGGGACGCCGAGCGCCCGCAGGAAGCCGCCGAGCACGGTGGCCGGGTCGGCGACGTCGCCGCGGGCGCCGCCGAGGCCGGCGAAGAGCTGGCCGTCGGCGAACTCGGCCCGGACGGTCCGGGCGGCCCGTACGGCCAGGGTGCTCTTGCCCGTCCCCCAGCCTCCGTGGACCAGCACCACGGCGGGGCCGCCGGCCTCCGCCCGGTGGGCGGCGAGGGCCGCAGCGACCGCACCCACCTCAGCCACCCGGCCGGTGAAGTCACCAACATCGGAAGGCAGTTGAGCAGGTGCGGCGCCGAGGGCGGCACACCGGGCCGCCGGGCCGGGGCCGGTCGCCGTCACACCGGCGGGCGGAGCCGCAGACGCCGGTGGCAGGTCCGCGCACAGGATCCGCTGCCGCAGCTCCCGCAGCTCGGGGCCGGGGCGGACGCCCAGCTCGGCGGCCAGCGTCCGCGCCGTGGTGTCGAAGACCTCCAACGCCTCCGCCTGCCGGCCGCCGCGGTAGAGGGCGGTCATCAGCAGCGCCGTCAGCGGCTCGCGCAGCGGGTGTTCGGCGCACAGCGCGGTCAGTTCCGCCACCAGGCCGGCCGGGCGGCCGAGTTCGAGTTCCAGTGCGAGGCGGTCCCGCAGGACGGCCAGCCGCTGTTCGGTCAGCCGCGCGCGCTCCTGCTCGGCCCACGGACCGGGGAGGCCGGCCAGGGCCGCGCCCTGCCACAGGGCCAGGGCCCGCCGGTACAGCCCGACGGCGGCCGCCGCGTCGCCGGCGTCGCGGCGCCGGGCCGCGTCCGCGGCCAGCGACGCGAAGGCCACCGCGTCGAGGCTCCGCCCGGGGACCTCCAGGGCGTAGCCGCCGTCCCGGGAGAGCAGGGTACGGGTGCCGGCGCCGGGCGGATCGATCACCGCTCGGAGCCGGGAGATGTGGTTGCGCAGCACGGCGGCGGCGGAGGCGGGTTCGTCCTCCCCCCAGAGCCCGTGGGCGAGTTCACGGGCCGGGACGGCGCGGCCGGCGCGCTCGGCGAGCATCCCGAGGACGGCCTGGCGCTGCCCGGAGCCGGTCGGCAGCTCCTGGCCGGCGCGCCGGATCCGCATCGGACCCAGCACCGCGATCGTCAGCTCCGCCACGACTCCACCCCCGTGCCTCTCCCCGTGCCCCGCGACCGCGGGCGGCGGACCACGACCGGGCCCGCGGGGCGGGCCCGGGGCGTCGGCCGGGTCGCGGGCGGACCAGGGCGAAGGGGACAGTGTGCCACGACATCCGAGGTCACCGGCCCGGGCGGAGCCGCACCGGGCCGGCCGCGGGTACGGTCCGCGCCCGATCACACCGGCCTGCCACCGGGCCGGCCGGGCCGTGGGGCCGGGCCGCCCGTGTCCCGCGCGGGACGATGTGCGGGCCGGGCCGCCCGCTGGGTAGGTTGGGCCCTCGTAGCAGCCGTACGCGCCCCGGTTCCCCCTCGAACCCGGCCGGCGCACGCCCGACCCGTCACGGGTCCGGGCCCGGCGGACAGGCCCGGCCGAGGCGGCGGCCGGAAGACGAATGGAACAGGGTGACCGACATACGAATCTCGCTGCTCGGGCCGGTGCGGGCCTGGGTGGCCGGCCGGGAGGTCGGGCTCGGCCCGGCCCAGCGGCACGCCGTGCTGGCCGCGCTCGCCGTCTCCCCGGGGTGCGCCGTCACCACCGAGGAGCTGGTGGACGGCCTGTGGGGCGATCGTGCCCCGGCCCGCCCGGTGGCCGCGGTGCGCAACCACGTCTCGGGGCTGCGGGCCGTGCTGGAGCAGGACCGGTCCACCCCACGGGTTCTGGTCTCGGCCGGCGGCGGGTACCTGCTGCGGCTGCCCGCCGACGCTGTCGACCTCGCGGTGTTCGGGCGCCTGGTCGGGGAGGCGGCCGCGCTCCGGGCGGCGGGCGATCTCCCGGCGGCGGCCGAACGCCTGGCACAGGCCCTGGACCTGCCGGACGGCGAGCCCTTCGCCGGTGTGCCCGGGGTGCTGGCGGGGCGCGAGCGCGAGCGCTTCGCGGGGCGGCACCTGGACGTCCGGCAGGAGCACCTGGACGTCCGGCTGGCGCTTGGCCTGCACCGCCAGGTGGTGGACGAACTCTCCTTGCTGGCCGCGCAGTTCCCGCTGCACGAGGGGATCAGGGCGCTGCTGATGACGGCCCTGTACCGGTGCGGCCGGCCGGCCGAGGCGCTGGCCGCCTTCGCCGAGGCCCGGCGGCTGCTGGACGCGGAACTCGGGGTGGAGCCGACCGCCCCGCTGCGGGACCTGCGGCGGCGGATCCGCGCCGGCGACCCCGGCCTGGCGACCCCGCCCGCCCCCGCCGGCGGGCCGCCGCCCCGGCCCACGCCGTCCCGGCTCCCGCCCCGCGCGGAGCACTTCACCGGCCGGGCGGAGCTGGTCGGCTCGCTGGCCGGGCTGCTGACGGCGACGGAGCCGGCCGCGCCGACCGTCGCGGTGGTGGCCGGGATGGGCGGCGTCGGCAAGAGCGCGCTGGCCGCCGAGGTCGCCGACCAGGTCCGGCGGCACTTCCCCGACGGGCAGCTGTACGTCAACCTGCGCGGTGCCCGGCCGGACCCGGCGGATCCCGGCAGCGTCCTGGCGCGCTTCCTCCGCTCGCTGGGCGTGACCGGCAGCGCCGTCCCCGAGCGGCTGGACGAACGCGCCGCGCTCTACCGCTCGTTGCTCGCCGGGCGGCGGATCCTGCTGGTCCTGGACGACGCACGCGACGTCGCCCAGGTGCGGCCGCTGCTGCCCGGCTCCGAGGGTTGCGCCGTCCTGGTGACCGCCCGCACCCGCCTGCCGGGCCTCGCCCCCACCCGCCAGGTCGACCTGGACGTGCTGGAGCCCGAGGAGGCGGCCGAGCTGTTCGCCCGGATGGTCGGCCGCACCCGGGTGGACGCCGAGCCGGCCGCGGCCCGGGAGGTGCTGGCCGCCTGCTGCCACCTCCCGCTCGCCATCCGGATCATCGGCGCGCGCACCGCGGCCAGCCCGGACTGGACGCTGCACCACGTCGTCCGCCGGCTGGCCGACCGCCGTGGCCGACTGGCCGAGTTGAGCACCCGCGACCTGGCCGTCGAGGCGTGCTTCCGGCTCAGCTACGAACAGCTCTCCGCGTCCGACGCCCGGGCCTTCCGGCTGCTCGCCGTCCCCGAGACGCCCGACCTCTCGCTGCCGGCCGCGGCGGCGGGCCTCGCCCTCGGTCCGTCACCGGCACTGGACGTCCTGGACGGCCTGGTGCACGCCGGACTGCTGGAAGCCCCCGCCCCCGACCGGTACGGCTACCACGACC
The sequence above is a segment of the Kitasatospora sp. NBC_00240 genome. Coding sequences within it:
- a CDS encoding cytochrome P450, whose protein sequence is MATQASPVPVPPNASGAPPVPEVEPALVERWRSSGADLVDLLAQARELLGGVAAVRLGPDPTVLVTDPSAVLRVLAQRPDQYVKRSHRARLLIGDGVLAATGEAWKQQRRVLQAQFTGTGMRRYEQRITAAARRTAERWAGHARSGQAVDVGLEMRTFALDTIWRSLTGHPLDAGTEDELDAVGSVVAALPTLTDGPPGAQQAVAADLARIDAVAARAIEAARDGSAGPDGPGLLHVLLDAAVERPEYTDRLIRDELVTLLVAGHETTATTLTWLYLLLDRHPEARERALAAGGEGSPERREAVQALVSETLRLYPSAWVLPRYATADDVLAGHRVEAGTDLLVCPYLTHRDPALWPEPERFDPRRFTVPGLRPAVPGSYLPFGLGPRACLGLQFALRESTVLLEHLLPAYTLAFHSVPAGAAYSITVRPDGPTPATLTAVPVRG
- a CDS encoding SgcJ/EcaC family oxidoreductase, whose product is MSPQLAGVAVPREDVDAVVALVADVERAQQNASPENFLRHFREDAIWTTGHGRLLTGLDEIAAFTRKVLPPTADSPTTAGYRPVHILFIRPDIAAVKVRQRPVTRDGVHLDEIFRGHPDPAALAVDHPGALPGTPTWFLAKDDGVWRIAAAQNTVVQDPDTLAAG
- a CDS encoding nuclear transport factor 2 family protein, which encodes MHPFRKAVETRDEEAVAALLAENVVFTSPVVFKPYPGKAITAAILRGAMRVFEDFTYVREIADPDGRDHALVFTATVGGKQIQGCDFLHFDEAGKIDEFMVMVRPLSAAQALAEAMGAQFDRITREAAGQ
- a CDS encoding PadR family transcriptional regulator, which codes for MALRNAVMAALLDGEASGYDLAKAFDASVANFWMATPQQLYRELERMEGDGLITARVVEQERRPTKRLFSLTEAGLAAVHAYTAEPAARPTAVRDELMVKVRCADVGDLGAVRIAVAQRIEWATAKLARYERLQVRLLNGRSEEQYFAGAERVGPYLTLLRGMAFEQENIRWGELALRVLEQRAAVRG
- a CDS encoding AfsR/SARP family transcriptional regulator, with the translated sequence MAELTIAVLGPMRIRRAGQELPTGSGQRQAVLGMLAERAGRAVPARELAHGLWGEDEPASAAAVLRNHISRLRAVIDPPGAGTRTLLSRDGGYALEVPGRSLDAVAFASLAADAARRRDAGDAAAAVGLYRRALALWQGAALAGLPGPWAEQERARLTEQRLAVLRDRLALELELGRPAGLVAELTALCAEHPLREPLTALLMTALYRGGRQAEALEVFDTTARTLAAELGVRPGPELRELRQRILCADLPPASAAPPAGVTATGPGPAARCAALGAAPAQLPSDVGDFTGRVAEVGAVAAALAAHRAEAGGPAVVLVHGGWGTGKSTLAVRAARTVRAEFADGQLFAGLGGARGDVADPATVLGGFLRALGVPAAEIPAGTAARAALYRAVTADRRLLVVLDEAADEAHVRPLLPAGPRCAVLVTARGPLPGLTLSAGLRLGRLTPQESAGLLAAVAGTARIAAEPAAAEAVAAACGHLPLALRIAATRISARPGWSLAAFAARLRDEGRRLAELRVGELCVEADFRRAHHRLPAELAAALGDLARAAPAAGAARPAGDAVPALGPSAAGPSAAGPAAPGTPPERSGIMERLLTEGLLEPSDRPGPGYRLDELVRLCVLAGAGAGTGTGAGGGGGNGVEAGDGAAAGGGSEVASGSGGVAGSPTGPPAA
- a CDS encoding BTAD domain-containing putative transcriptional regulator produces the protein MTDIRISLLGPVRAWVAGREVGLGPAQRHAVLAALAVSPGCAVTTEELVDGLWGDRAPARPVAAVRNHVSGLRAVLEQDRSTPRVLVSAGGGYLLRLPADAVDLAVFGRLVGEAAALRAAGDLPAAAERLAQALDLPDGEPFAGVPGVLAGRERERFAGRHLDVRQEHLDVRLALGLHRQVVDELSLLAAQFPLHEGIRALLMTALYRCGRPAEALAAFAEARRLLDAELGVEPTAPLRDLRRRIRAGDPGLATPPAPAGGPPPRPTPSRLPPRAEHFTGRAELVGSLAGLLTATEPAAPTVAVVAGMGGVGKSALAAEVADQVRRHFPDGQLYVNLRGARPDPADPGSVLARFLRSLGVTGSAVPERLDERAALYRSLLAGRRILLVLDDARDVAQVRPLLPGSEGCAVLVTARTRLPGLAPTRQVDLDVLEPEEAAELFARMVGRTRVDAEPAAAREVLAACCHLPLAIRIIGARTAASPDWTLHHVVRRLADRRGRLAELSTRDLAVEACFRLSYEQLSASDARAFRLLAVPETPDLSLPAAAAGLALGPSPALDVLDGLVHAGLLEAPAPDRYGYHDLLRLFAQARAEELDPAAERHALVRRILDQALATAGNAYRTVRPGHRIPDRLTPVAVAGLPVPGRADGQRWLAEEGGGLLSLAGQALGIADCHAAVADLLLTLDPHLEAGFLWRELIDVCRRTMRSAAEHGDARAEGRAGYMLGGGLMQLGQLDEAEQVSARAAEQAAACQDLPVLAEILNVRAMLAHQTGRVPEAVALHRESMRLADDCGSAWTRANTVTSSVIAHLADDRPGLAVEAAEQGLAAFRALDDPFGEVYALHCAGRAVRRLGDTDRAISLHERGLAQAGAHGFAVFKPLALLHVAECHLDAGRPADAAGWATRAVTAARELHRPAAEALARDTLARSLAAQERAADAPVAPSPAKGPAPAG